The region AATATTGTACTTATTAAAAATTTAAGAGGggtttgaaaaaaattattttatttttaaattttaagagGGGTTTAATTAGAAATGGTGTGAGAGGAGAAAAAAATGTGTCAATAGTTACACCCATAttaatttaatacataaaacgagaaagagaaaaaaatatttataaaaaatggatcttaaaattttctcaaataaaaagTAAAATGAGTAGTGCGATGATAATGGTATAATTGTAATAGGCTATTTAGGAATTTTGCCCCAAACTGTGATCAATGTATTACTGTGCCCCCTGATTTTTTTAAGTTATTAAAAATTATCTCCAAACTATTCACACTGTTGTAAAGTGAGACTTTTATTAAGTTTTATCATATGTGGCTAACGAATTGATGACGTAATAATTTGGTCACTGACTTGTCATTGCCACGTTAGCGACATGtgtataataatttaaaattaaaaaatatatattcttataaaaaataaaataaaaaacttcttctttttatttcttaaaagattagttttttttaataagtttttaaaaaattaattaaatagaattttaaaaaattctgaaaattttatttaattaatataataagaatttattaaaaaaagtTAATCATTTAAGAATTATTTTTTAAAgaatttttgaattatttttaattttaattttttaaagatttttttaattttaaattataccCATAGCACTGACGTGGCAATGAAAAGTCAGTGAGTAAATAGCCACATCTTTACTAAATAGCTACGCTATCAATTTGTTTGCCATATTCGATAAAACTTAATAGAAGTCTCACTTTACAACATCGTGAATAATTCGAGGGTAATTTTTAACGACTCGAAAAATTTAGGGGGCATAGTAATGTATTGATCATAGTTCGAGGGACAAAAATCTTAAATAGTCATTGTAATAAAGATAAAAATCATAAATATCTATATAAAGGAAAGCTTTGGAGATGTGATGTGACATCCTATGATTTTTCAGAACTATTTTTTCTATGTTATTAGAATTTAGgtgaatttgagttttatttatatatgttgagtaatattttttctttgtaaAAATTTCACATGGTTTACAAACCATTATGGGTGTTATAGTTGTAGGCTATAAATAAAGTATTTTTTCATTCAATTTGATTTGTCcaaccattaatttttttttatgggtgattgattaataaaattattctccccaatttgttataattttttagtttatcaatattaaaattagtatttttatatttatatctaTACATTTACTTTTtgtaatatatgtttttataggaATGCTTTGGATATGTGATGTGGCATCCTATAAATTTTTagaactattttttctattttattagaatttaggttaatttaagttttatttatatatgttaagtaatattttttttaaaaaaaaatctcacaTGGTTCATAAATCATTATAGGTGTTATTGTTGTAGGTTATAAACAAAGTATATTTTCATTCAATTTGATTTATTAAACCATTAGTATTTTTTTATGGgtgattgattaataaaattttcCCCAATTAGTTATAATGTTTTATTTCatcaaatttatatcaatattaaaatTCTTAAATTTAGATTTATATCTATACATTTACtttttgtaatatatatttttatatcatttaaatttgtaaatataatATATAGTGTACCAAAAAGACATATATATTGtacaatttattattattattttttaaaaataatgtttacaatttTTGAAGAGACATATAAAAGATTATATATAGTGGTAATGTTGAGTTCGTTTGAAAAATCTATCTATATATCTATAAAGAAAAGATTTAGAGAGGTGATGTAgcattttgaaattttttagagttattttatctattttattagaatgtgaatttgagttttaattgtaTATGTTAACTAATGATTTTCTTTGTCAAAATCCCACATGGTTTACGTATTATTGTTGCTGTTATAGTTGTAGActataaataatgtattttttcatttaatttgatttattcaacacttagttttttttttataagagatTGATGAATAAAATCTTGGCCAATTAGTTCTAATTTTTGAGTTTATCAAATTTAGTATTTTTATATAggtgatatatatttatatttatatatttaatttttcaattatatatttttatatatatatattctatgacttattttttgttttaaaaaaaaattatggtcacAATTTTTGAAGAGATATGTACAAGATTATATGTTGTGGGGGTGTTGAATTCGTTTGAAAAACAAATAGACAATCTAACACGTCAATAAGTTCAAGataataaagaaaattaagaccctataatattaatttatttttattgtataATTATTTATGTGGTATAATTACATGAGATAAAAAAGAGAAACAGAATGAAATTTTgatactttaaataatttatcatatttttcatataaaaattagaaaaaatattagtagattaaaaaataatttatttatgagACAATTTTAACTGATAATCTAATacatgtgtatgtatatatataatttaaggtGAATTATACAAATATAGCATTAAAgaaaatatatgtaaatataatatatgtatatttatataagtttaaGATTTGAAGAGGTAATATCACATTTTAAAATCTTTTATCTATTCAATTAGAATTTTTGGTGAATATGAGTTTTATTTGGAAACGTAATGAACCATTTTAttagaatttgagttttaatagTATATGTTGagtaatgattttttaaaaaaaaacacttaaatGGTTTAGAAATAACTATAGGTGTTATATTTGTAGGttgtaaataaaatatttattcatttaattagtattttttttttcttatatgggTGATTAATtaagggaaatctacaaaaatgcactaaaactttaaaaaaatctgaaaaatatggtatattacaaaaatacggaatttttggataaaaacacggaatgaCAAAAatgtaaatacggagtggcaaaatcataaataaaacctgtaaaatacaattttttgtgatcaacatttacaaactagtaaatatctgttacaaacttgtaaatatctgttacatgtttgtaaataatatttacaaaatcagttatagaattgtagatttttatttttgtagataaaacttacaaacaaattcgtaactaaatttttttatttttgtaacaatggtttacaaatctagttttacaactaagaaatatatttttgtaactatcatttatgaaaatattttatggttaagaaatcataaacaaaatatacataaaaatattatacttttccatgttgttacaatattgtaccaaaaattaTATGAACCAacatatttatgctatacaacttaaaaatataaatttacgatattcattatttataaaacactttattgaatatagtggtgaaatacaatatttttttaaataagttttacatttttgtaataacaatttacaaaactaatttcacaactaaaaaatttatttttgtaactcacatttacataaatatttataaatttatttaacatgattattacaaagatttacaaaactaattttttaactttaaatatatttttgtaataaaactTGAAACTTAGATtagattttgattttgatttaacATTGAGTGTTGAAATTTGACTAGctacaatttaaaaaatatatataatatttttataaagaataataatattgtgattatctttaactgtatattgtattaatattaattttaattaacaacatattgtaacttgtataaatatttatttattttttgagtaattgtataaatattaatattaataaatacatttattttaaataaaaataaattaatctactttattttattttattgaaagtagtaactataattattattatttttattattaaaataaaggtAAAAAAATAATTGAGGAAAACCGTATGCCTGAAttcaaagacaaaaaaaaaaataaaacaaagtcaacatatatatatttatatggttgGAGCTCCCGTAATTTTGTAATTCattaaacatatcatataaaatgaatttttttttatattacggTGGAGatgtaattattccattaattaaTACAATGAGTTcatcaaatttatattattattaaaattaatatttttttatatttatatatttaatttttgtattatatatttttatattttttaagtcctatatatatatagtttttttgttATTATAAAATTAGGGGAAACACGATTATATTTCCtactttatttttaaatgtaGATATTATATCATAGATTATACTGTCATTCAATTAAAAAGAATGGTGCAAAAACATGATGTTAGAGAGTCTCCTTATTGGTAACAAAAAAATCAATTGTTAAGATTTTGAAGTAAATTATCAAACACTTAAAACGTTTCATTTTCCCAACCCttgataatattatatattttttgataTAGTCAAACTAATTACTATTTTTACCAGTTCCATGAACTTGACTTTTGAGTCTTGAGAATAATAATTCCAAAAATTTGGGCTAAGTTAGGATAAACTCAAGAAACTTTAAGAAAATTCCATGTAAAGAagacaataaaaaataataataataataacagctAAAAGGGTAGTTTCGAAATAAAGTGCACTATTGGTGCATTTTTTGGGGGAGAACAAACCCCGCAAAGACTATAACGTAAAAGACCAAACTAAAGAAGTGTTGCAATCCAACTGTTCtgtaaactctctctctctctctaaagtttTTCCATTTTGACTTTCTACGTGAAAATCTCTCTCTAGCTTACTTTTGTTGAATCTTATTCCACCGTTTAACAAAAACCTTCATGaaattcttcatttttctttccatataaataaatatgctatttttgttagatatatgagatGAGATATTAAAATTGGTCCGTTTCAAAACCATTAATAAAAGCTCTCTCAAATCTCACCGGTTTCGAACctaacacataaacatataaatatatattatgtatatttatacAGTACATACATACTCTGTTTCTCATACAACTCACACCTCTTCAATATCTTGTATTTAATCTAAATAAACTTACATATTAATCCTTATTGGAATGGATAAGACTATTTCTCTCTCTCCCCTTCTCTCCCTGTGTAAGTTTTCTTCAACACAATTCTCAGaaatttccattttttttttctctctggaGTCTGTTCATTTGGTTTCCGAGAAAGTTATAGGAAAAATGGACACttgggtttttctgggttgttGGGAATGAGTTAGTCTAGCTTTCTATATTCTTTAAACGATTTCTTGTGTTTTCTCAGAAGCCAAACACGATTCTGTACTTTGTTATATTGtcgcttgatttttttttacagagATTCATTTCTTCTTGTTCTCACATACGTATTCCTAGAAGCTTTGCCTAGCTGAATCAGTGATCCCAAAATCTCATATTTCAGGTTAAACTCTCTCTCTGAATTTTTAGATTTCCTTTTTGCCCGTAAATCTTACTCTATTTTGATTGAATTTTAACGTGTTTTTTGCATAGTAAATACGGATCAGTACAAGTTAAATCTTGATGAAAAAAAGATCTCCtatcaaaatttggaaagaaaaaaaaaaggacttGGTTGCGTGACGAGTAGTTGTTTTCttctgtctttttttttttaaaaagaaagaataaaCTTTTTATAGTCTTTTAGAGTGAATGTCAATAATTATTGTAGATAAGGTTGATTGGTTGGATAATACCATCACATTAATTGAAATCTATTCCTTATCGTCATTACTTGTATTTTTGTACAAAATTTGGATATAAGCTGATATAGAATCGATTCTTCTATCAAGAATTTAAATCTGCTCAAAAGATGGAGGCATGTGGATCTTTTGTTTTTGTAATTCTTAAGAGTTTTAAAGGAATACAAAAcctttcttcttttattttactTAATTTATGGACACAAGTCAAATGAGCTATATCTGGCCTAGTATAATTTGAGAATATGGTATAATTCTTATTGGCTATCTATATTCATGACTTAGAAAACAGATAAGGTTGTCATtaagagcttttttttttttttgggaactaAATGATATAAAATGATGCAtgagaaaattatgttttgaattCCTTACAGATCAACAGTCTTTATCAATTTGGTttggtttttaatttttgagAAAACTAGAATATTATCAGTGGAGCTTCCATCTAAAAAGATAAGAATATTTAAATATTAGGAGCAAAGTTTCTTACCTTCCTCCAAGATAATCAGAAATTAGGTATGTTTTGCAGGTAGATAGGCTCTTCATATCCTTCCTTTGCATtacttttgtttattatttttttatttaaatttctttCTATCTATATGCTTAGCATTTTTTCAACTCTTGTGATTCGGTTGCAATAACAACTGTATATTGTGTGATCAATTATTTCCTTTTTTGTAGTTTTCCCTGTTGTATAGTTTCCCTTTTTGTATTGATTTGATTATGTTTAGGATTTGCATTGAGTATTTTCCTATCACATTACATGTTCTTATTTACTTTCTACAGATTTTTGGAACTACACTTTTGATTAGTACTTCCAAGAAACATTCAGGAGAAACTTCGGTGTTGCTACATTATCAAGAAAACTCGTAAGTAGGGATTATATTCGCAATCATGTTTTCGAGATCTTGTATTAGTTTGTTGGAATTGGCCTCAGGGGACATGTTGAATTTTCCACCAACTCCTAGAAATCTTCCGAGACTGATGACTACTGTTCGAGGAATTATGCCTGGGATAGAAGACAGTGGAGGGGAGTCTCCTTCTCCTGAGTGCTGTGAAAAAATAATAGTAGTGGCAAATTTTCTGCCTATACACGCTCGGAAAGATGTGAATTCAGGGAAGTGGTGCTTTAGACTTGATGAGGATTCACTTTCATTACAACTTAAACATGGTTTCCCCTCTGGTACAAAGGTTGTTTATGTAGGATCGCTTAAAGTTGATGTAGATACAAGCGAACAAGAAGTTATTTCTCAGAAACTTCTCGAGGAGTTTAATTGTGTTCCTACTTTTCTTCCTTGTGATATTCAGAAGAAATATTATCATGGATTTTGTAAGCAATATTTGTGGCCTCTTTTTCATTACATGCTGCCTATGTGCCTGGACCATGGTAATCGTTTTGATCGCAAGCTTTGGCAGGCCTATGTTTGTGCGAATAAGATGTTTGCAGATAAGGTTATGGAGGTTATTAATCCAGAAGAGGATTATGTGTGGGTTCATGATTACCACCTTATGATTCTACCTACATTTTTGCGAAAGCATTTTGCTCGGGTGAAGCTTGGCTTTTTCCTTCATAGTCCATTCCCCTCTTCAGAAATCTACAGAACACTGCCTGTTAGAGATGAAATTCTTAGAGCACTACTAAATGCAGATTTGGTTGGTTTTCACACGTTCGATTATGCTCGCCACTTTTTGTCTTGTTGTAGTAGAATGCTTGGCCTGGAGTATGAATCCAAGAGGGGCTACATTGGAGTTGACTACTTTGGCCGGCGAGTTAACATTAAAATTCAGCCTGTGGGGATTCATTTGGGATGGCTCCAATCCGCACTTAATCACCCGTTATCTTCCACAAAGGCTAAGGAGATTCGAGAACAATTCGAGGGGAAGAAGTTAATTTTAGGTGTTGATGACATGGACATTTTTAAAGGCATCAGTTTAAAGTTTTTGGCAATGGAGCAGCTTTTGTTGCAGCGTCCGGAGTTGCTTGGAAAAATAGTCTTGGTTCAAATTGTGAACCCTGCAAGGAGCACAGGGAAGGATGTTCAAGAAGCTAAAAGGGAGACATATATGACTGCCAAAAGAATAAATGAGGCTTTTGGTTTTCCAGGCTATGAACCAATTACTTTGATAGACCGTGACGTTCCTCTATATGAAAAAACTGCCTATTATTCTTTAGCAGAGTGCTGCATTGTAAATGCTGTTAGGGATGGTATGAATTTAATGCCATACAAGTATACAATATGCAGGCAAGGAACTCCAAAAATGG is a window of Humulus lupulus chromosome 4, drHumLupu1.1, whole genome shotgun sequence DNA encoding:
- the LOC133830354 gene encoding probable alpha,alpha-trehalose-phosphate synthase [UDP-forming] 9; translation: MFSRSCISLLELASGDMLNFPPTPRNLPRLMTTVRGIMPGIEDSGGESPSPECCEKIIVVANFLPIHARKDVNSGKWCFRLDEDSLSLQLKHGFPSGTKVVYVGSLKVDVDTSEQEVISQKLLEEFNCVPTFLPCDIQKKYYHGFCKQYLWPLFHYMLPMCLDHGNRFDRKLWQAYVCANKMFADKVMEVINPEEDYVWVHDYHLMILPTFLRKHFARVKLGFFLHSPFPSSEIYRTLPVRDEILRALLNADLVGFHTFDYARHFLSCCSRMLGLEYESKRGYIGVDYFGRRVNIKIQPVGIHLGWLQSALNHPLSSTKAKEIREQFEGKKLILGVDDMDIFKGISLKFLAMEQLLLQRPELLGKIVLVQIVNPARSTGKDVQEAKRETYMTAKRINEAFGFPGYEPITLIDRDVPLYEKTAYYSLAECCIVNAVRDGMNLMPYKYTICRQGTPKMDEALRLSSDSPRTSTLVVSEFIGCSPSLSGAIRVNPWDVEAVADALNVAITMPDAEKHLRHEKHYKYISSHDVAYWSRSFFQDLERACKDHYSKRCWGIGFGLSFRILSLSPSFRKLSIDHILTSYRRTSRRAIFLDYDGTVVPQTSISKTPSPEVISVLNNLCNDPKNIVFIVSGRGKNSLGDWFSQCENLGIAAEHGYFIRWSTKFDWETSPLAADVEWKQIAEPVMKLYTEATDGSYIEPKESALVWHHQDADPYFGSCQAMELLDHLENVLANEPVVVKRGQQIVEVKPQGITKGLVADKVLSMMINEGKPVDFVMCIGDDRSDEDMFESISSIASNLSLPVVPEVFACTVGQKPSKAKYYLDDSVDVMTLLGGLAASSLKSRSNTAIQVSVEIVI